The following are from one region of the Aestuariirhabdus haliotis genome:
- a CDS encoding tetratricopeptide repeat protein, whose product MPLLYRLIRPLLARAYSLAMVLCAFFSVSVTVVHASAGVRSSVGDEASYVGAASCQQCHQSQYADWQNSHHFRSMLPANEASVLGDFSGQVLEFHGLETRYFKRDQRYWVSTRNRHGKIKTYPVLFTFGFSPLQQYLVETDNGHLQALNVAWDSRPKVDGGQRWFHLQADTAIDAEHPFFWDRYFQNWNARCADCHSTGLQKKYNPADHSYDTQWAEVNVACEACHGPASQHVEQMQQNPAATVSGFAQSGSPALPWQFKPNNPIAQPVNRHDRLKNINQQIDQCGGCHSRRSQLSPMQGNNYHDNYSIALLRDGLYYPDGQIEDEVFVLGSFLQSKMYRAGVTCNNCHDPHSTRLKLAGNALCSQCHLPTQYDNSSHHQHKADSTGSQCVNCHMPERTYMQVDRRRDHGFHIPNPVTAQSTSSPDTCLSCHQEKDAQWSRNAYQRRFGDPTADAAALAIAGLRNRDPLSVRAAEQALTDPKASAIGRGSLVVAMSTVPSRVSLQAALSQLDDADPIVRRAALESLAGLNPDQRWRIAAPLLEDPVRSVRFAAAVLLASQLSQLPEAQSTSLQRELDAYQTSLRATMDHPSSLLQLSNLALDLGNASIARQHLQQALKIQPGYTAASLNLAYLYQTSQQPEKEQTVLQKALVQAPDDANVLHAYGLYLVRSKQYDQASSYLAKAVNADNAQPRHAYLHAVAVENSGQRQQAISLLKHANQRWPNQYDILMTLVLYLDQEQGLTEAAPYLSQLSAIAPNSPQVKAYLKRLQNQL is encoded by the coding sequence ATGCCCCTGCTTTATCGATTGATCCGCCCGCTACTTGCGCGCGCTTACTCGCTGGCGATGGTGCTCTGCGCCTTCTTTTCGGTCAGCGTGACTGTGGTCCATGCCAGCGCAGGTGTCCGCTCCTCTGTCGGCGACGAGGCAAGCTACGTAGGCGCTGCCTCGTGCCAACAATGTCATCAGTCGCAGTACGCCGACTGGCAAAATTCCCATCACTTTCGTTCCATGTTGCCGGCCAACGAGGCATCGGTGCTGGGGGATTTTTCCGGTCAGGTGCTGGAATTTCATGGGCTCGAAACCCGTTACTTCAAGCGGGACCAGCGCTACTGGGTGAGCACCCGCAACCGTCACGGCAAGATAAAAACCTATCCGGTGTTATTTACCTTTGGCTTCAGTCCCTTGCAGCAATATCTGGTGGAGACCGACAACGGGCACCTGCAGGCCCTCAATGTCGCCTGGGACAGTCGCCCGAAAGTCGACGGCGGACAACGCTGGTTTCATCTGCAAGCGGATACCGCCATCGATGCCGAACACCCTTTTTTCTGGGACCGCTATTTTCAAAACTGGAACGCCCGCTGCGCCGATTGTCACTCCACCGGGCTGCAAAAAAAATACAACCCGGCCGACCACAGTTACGATACCCAATGGGCCGAGGTCAATGTCGCTTGCGAGGCCTGTCACGGACCCGCCTCGCAACATGTCGAGCAGATGCAGCAAAACCCTGCAGCGACGGTTTCAGGGTTTGCTCAATCCGGCTCGCCGGCGTTGCCGTGGCAGTTCAAGCCCAACAACCCGATCGCCCAACCGGTTAACCGCCATGACCGCTTGAAAAACATCAATCAACAGATCGATCAATGCGGGGGCTGCCATTCGAGACGAAGCCAGCTGTCCCCAATGCAGGGGAATAACTACCACGATAATTATTCCATCGCCCTGCTGCGTGATGGTCTCTATTATCCCGATGGTCAGATTGAGGATGAAGTCTTCGTGCTGGGCTCTTTCCTGCAATCGAAAATGTATCGCGCCGGCGTTACCTGCAACAATTGTCATGATCCCCATTCGACTCGGCTCAAGCTGGCTGGCAACGCGCTTTGTAGCCAGTGCCACCTGCCAACACAATATGACAACTCATCACATCACCAGCACAAAGCTGACTCCACAGGCAGCCAGTGCGTCAACTGCCATATGCCCGAGCGCACCTATATGCAGGTCGATCGGCGACGGGACCATGGCTTCCACATTCCCAACCCGGTCACCGCGCAAAGCACCTCCAGCCCCGATACCTGCCTGAGCTGCCATCAGGAGAAAGACGCGCAATGGTCGCGAAACGCTTACCAACGACGGTTTGGTGATCCGACAGCCGATGCTGCGGCCCTGGCCATCGCTGGCTTGAGAAACCGGGACCCCTTGTCGGTACGAGCCGCCGAGCAAGCCCTGACCGATCCAAAGGCCTCCGCCATTGGTAGGGGCTCATTGGTCGTGGCCATGTCCACGGTGCCATCGCGGGTTTCCCTGCAAGCGGCGCTCAGCCAGCTTGACGATGCTGACCCCATAGTGCGCCGCGCCGCGCTGGAAAGCCTGGCGGGGCTGAACCCCGATCAGCGCTGGCGTATCGCCGCCCCTTTACTGGAAGACCCGGTACGCAGCGTTCGTTTTGCAGCGGCGGTCTTGCTAGCTTCCCAGCTATCGCAGCTACCCGAGGCTCAATCGACATCGCTACAGCGCGAACTGGATGCCTATCAAACCTCGTTGCGCGCGACCATGGACCACCCGTCTTCCTTGTTGCAACTGAGCAATCTGGCGCTGGACCTGGGTAACGCCAGCATCGCCAGACAACACCTGCAACAAGCGCTGAAGATTCAGCCCGGTTATACCGCCGCCAGCCTGAACCTGGCTTATCTTTATCAAACCTCGCAGCAACCGGAAAAAGAGCAGACCGTGCTGCAAAAGGCCCTTGTACAAGCCCCCGATGACGCCAATGTCCTGCATGCCTATGGCCTGTATCTGGTGCGGAGCAAACAGTACGATCAGGCCTCAAGTTATCTGGCCAAAGCGGTCAACGCCGATAACGCACAGCCTCGCCATGCGTATCTGCATGCCGTCGCTGTCGAAAACAGCGGCCAGCGCCAGCAAGCGATTAGCTTACTGAAACATGCCAACCAACGCTGGCCAAACCAGTACGATATTCTGATGACCCTGGTTCTGTACCTGGATCAGGAACAGGGACTGACCGAAGCCGCCCCCTACCTTAGTCAGTTGAGCGCGATTGCCCCCAACTCGCCGCAGGTCAAAGCCTATCTGAAACGGTTGCAGAACCAACTCTGA